A stretch of the Erpetoichthys calabaricus chromosome 3, fErpCal1.3, whole genome shotgun sequence genome encodes the following:
- the LOC114649619 gene encoding uncharacterized protein LOC114649619, whose translation MPIIQSFGPLEMYIDKEEGVALQADNGNYWSCISYDSENKNMYIEAAKEHKDSWCKFHVSKTSDEKILMQDKRGMYLSRYDEGDMQYIRPLKSSPDDNCKFSVFTDDAKILLRADNRKYLSRIARDHDYIEAAKEGPDETCKFAVSIGDIVTPTFQILNVEVRDSSDLPKVPTAVAVQSYSNNTSVAQSHTFKLSWEVKNTETTTWTHAWGFSSSLSFQFLLLGTEVTISYNGSVGTTSTTEKTSTVAQETTVTIPPGKKVDCKLMVIKDDNAIVHFKATIKKTSPNRVDTIFTEEGTWNGVCYTNVHIFASEEEI comes from the exons ATG CCTATAATCCAATCTTTTGGCCCACTGGAGATGTACATTGACAAGGAGGAAGGTGTTGCCCTGCAAGCTGATAATGGAAACTACTGGAGCTGCATTTCTTATgactcagaaaataaaaacatgtacatTGAAGCTGCAAAAGAGCACAAAGACAGCTGGTGCAAATTTCATGTGAGCAAAACTTCAGATGAGAAGATCCTTATGCAAGACAAGAGAGGAATGTATCTGAGTAGATACGATGAAGGTGACATGCAGTATATTCGACCACTGAAGTCCTCCCCTGATGATAACTGCAAGTTCAGTGTTTTTACAGATGATGCAAAGATCCTCCTCAGAGCTGACAATAGAAAGTATTTGAGTAGAATAGCTAGAGACCATGACTATATAGAGGCTGCAAAAGAAGGGCCTGATGAGACTTGCAAATTTGCAGTAAGCATTGGGGATATAGTTACACCCACTTTTCAGATCCTCAATGTGGAAGTGAGAGACTCCTCGGATCTTCCAAAGGTGCCCACTGCTGTGGCAGTACAAAGCTACTCCAACAACACTAGTGTTGCTCAGAGCCACACATTCAAACTGTCTTGGGAGGTCAAGAACACGGAGACTACCACCTGGACCCATGCTtggggtttctcttcatcattGTCCTTTCAATTCCTACTTTTAGGTACAGAGGTCACAATTTCTTATAATGGGTCAGTTGGGACAACGTCCACTACAGAGAAGACCTCCACAGTTGCTCAAGAGACCACAGTAACCATCCCTCCAGGCAAAAAGGTGGATTGTAAATTAATGGTGATTAAAGATGATAATGCCATCGTTCACTTTAAAGCTACAATTAAGAAAACCAGTCCCAACAGAGTAGATACCATCTTCACTGAAGAAGGGACCTGGAATGGGGTGTGTTATACAAATGTCCATATTTTTGCATCGGAAGAAGAAATTTAG